The following are encoded in a window of Allosphingosinicella indica genomic DNA:
- the purS gene encoding phosphoribosylformylglycinamidine synthase subunit PurS translates to MKTRVYVTLKNGVLDPQGKAIHHALEGLGFSGVNDVRAGKFIELDLAPGVSESDVEAMCRKLLANTVIENFRIEQDQAA, encoded by the coding sequence ATGAAGACCCGCGTCTATGTCACGCTCAAGAACGGCGTCCTCGATCCGCAGGGCAAGGCCATCCATCACGCGCTGGAGGGGCTGGGCTTTTCGGGCGTCAACGATGTCCGTGCCGGCAAATTCATCGAGCTGGATCTCGCGCCGGGCGTCAGCGAATCGGATGTCGAGGCGATGTGCCGCAAGCTCCTCGCCAATACGGTGATCGAAAATTTCCGTATCGAGCAGGATCAGGCGGCATGA
- the erpA gene encoding iron-sulfur cluster insertion protein ErpA, protein MAEALQIDLTPAAAARVAAIAARQGKPAILRLAVDGGGCAGFQYRFGLADAVENDDTIAERDGVTLVVDEISLDLVRGSAVDFVESLGGASFQVTNPNAASGCGCGTSFSI, encoded by the coding sequence ATGGCGGAAGCACTGCAGATCGATCTCACTCCCGCCGCGGCGGCGCGCGTTGCCGCGATCGCGGCGCGACAGGGCAAGCCTGCCATCCTCCGCCTGGCAGTGGATGGCGGCGGTTGCGCCGGCTTCCAGTATCGCTTCGGACTCGCCGACGCGGTGGAGAACGACGACACCATCGCCGAACGCGACGGCGTGACCTTGGTAGTGGATGAGATCAGCCTCGATCTGGTCCGCGGCAGCGCAGTGGATTTCGTCGAGTCGCTGGGCGGCGCTTCGTTCCAGGTCACGAACCCGAACGCGGCGTCGGGCTGCGGCTGCGGGACCAGCTTCAGCATCTAG
- the xth gene encoding exodeoxyribonuclease III, with protein sequence MKIVSYNVNGIRARLPRLLEYLEEQTPDVVCLQELKTADESFPAADIEAAGYGFVAHGQKGFNGVAILARGAEPELRRMGLPGDPDDTHSRYIEADVAGVTIASIYLPNGNPQPGPKFDYKLAWLDRLTAHAADLLAEETPVVLAGDYNVIPTDEDVFSVRAMANDALMQPESRAALRRIVHQGWTDAIRARYPTGAVYTFWDYTAGCWQRDAGFRIDHLLLSPMAADRLLDAGVDKEYRGREKASDHAPTWVSIAD encoded by the coding sequence ATGAAGATCGTCAGCTACAATGTGAACGGCATTCGCGCGCGCCTGCCGCGCCTGCTCGAATATCTGGAGGAACAGACGCCCGACGTCGTTTGCCTGCAGGAGTTGAAGACCGCCGACGAGAGTTTCCCCGCCGCCGATATCGAGGCCGCCGGCTACGGCTTCGTTGCGCACGGGCAGAAGGGCTTCAACGGCGTCGCCATTCTCGCGCGCGGGGCCGAGCCGGAGCTCCGCCGGATGGGGCTCCCCGGCGATCCGGACGATACCCACAGTCGCTATATCGAGGCGGACGTGGCGGGGGTGACGATCGCGTCGATCTATCTTCCCAACGGCAACCCGCAGCCCGGCCCCAAGTTCGACTACAAGCTCGCCTGGCTCGATAGGCTGACAGCCCATGCGGCGGATCTGCTGGCGGAGGAGACACCGGTGGTGCTGGCGGGCGATTACAACGTCATCCCGACCGATGAGGACGTTTTCTCGGTCCGCGCGATGGCGAACGACGCGCTGATGCAGCCAGAGAGCCGCGCTGCGCTCCGCCGCATCGTCCACCAGGGCTGGACCGACGCGATCCGCGCGCGCTACCCGACCGGCGCGGTCTACACCTTCTGGGATTATACCGCCGGCTGTTGGCAGCGCGACGCGGGCTTCCGCATCGATCATCTCCTGCTCAGCCCGATGGCGGCCGACCGGCTGCTCGATGCCGGCGTCGACAAGGAGTATCGCGGGCGCGAAAAGGCCAGCGACCATGCGCCGACCTGGGTCTCCATCGCCGACTGA
- a CDS encoding DUF6491 family protein, translating to MIRLALPVAAALVCIAAAPAPKEPPPSAAKQCFFANSVNGFTNAGKNRIHVHTGPRDVYLFEVAACPNINFSQRLALQPIGGGSICSGIDVTLIVPNIAGAQKCPVRMIRKLTPEEVSAMRSRRR from the coding sequence ATGATCCGCCTTGCTCTCCCCGTTGCAGCAGCCTTGGTCTGCATCGCCGCGGCGCCCGCGCCCAAAGAGCCGCCACCCTCGGCAGCCAAGCAATGCTTCTTCGCAAACAGCGTCAACGGCTTCACCAATGCGGGAAAGAACCGCATCCACGTCCACACCGGGCCGCGCGACGTCTATCTTTTCGAGGTCGCGGCCTGCCCCAATATCAATTTCAGCCAGCGGCTGGCGCTCCAGCCGATCGGCGGCGGATCGATCTGCAGCGGGATCGACGTGACGCTGATCGTGCCCAACATCGCGGGCGCGCAGAAATGCCCGGTGCGGATGATCCGCAAGCTGACGCCCGAGGAAGTCTCCGCGATGCGCAGCCGCCGCCGCTGA
- a CDS encoding N-acetyltransferase, producing MDNLKIRPVVTRADRNAFVDLAFRLNAGDPNWVPPLKAEVHALLTPGDNPWFEHAAAALFLAERDGRVVGRISAQVDQLVLQHMGDGTGQWGMLEAEDEAVAASLLAKAEAWLRDQGMTHSLGPFSLSIWDEPGLLIQGHDHPPTVMMGHNSAAYEAWVERTGYKSVKDLFTYDLDITQQMPPIVQRIVQSGERNPRIRIRKVDKSKFDAEAAIILNILNDAWGDNWGFIPLTDSEIAYGGKKLKPIVYEDLIRIAEVDGRPVAFMMTLPNLNEFITDLNGSLYPFGWAKLLWRLRKPKVRTMRVPLMGVLRELQNSRLASQLAFMMIEYIRRDAVADYGATRGEIGWVLEDNGGMRAIAETIESRINKIYRIYEKTL from the coding sequence ATGGACAATCTCAAGATCCGCCCCGTCGTCACGCGGGCGGACCGCAACGCCTTTGTCGATCTTGCCTTCCGGCTGAATGCGGGTGATCCGAACTGGGTGCCGCCGCTGAAGGCCGAGGTGCACGCCCTCCTCACGCCTGGCGACAACCCCTGGTTCGAACATGCCGCCGCGGCGCTTTTTCTCGCCGAGCGTGACGGCCGCGTCGTCGGCCGCATCTCGGCGCAGGTCGATCAGCTTGTGCTGCAGCACATGGGTGACGGCACCGGGCAATGGGGCATGCTGGAGGCGGAGGACGAAGCCGTCGCAGCGTCGCTGCTGGCCAAGGCCGAGGCCTGGCTTCGCGATCAGGGCATGACGCACAGCCTGGGGCCGTTCAGCCTGTCGATATGGGACGAACCGGGACTGCTGATCCAGGGCCATGACCATCCGCCCACGGTGATGATGGGCCACAACAGCGCCGCCTATGAGGCCTGGGTCGAACGCACCGGTTACAAGAGCGTCAAGGACCTCTTCACCTACGATCTCGACATCACCCAGCAGATGCCGCCGATCGTCCAGCGCATCGTCCAGTCGGGCGAGCGCAATCCGCGCATCCGCATCCGCAAGGTCGACAAGTCCAAGTTCGACGCCGAAGCGGCGATCATCCTCAACATCCTGAATGATGCCTGGGGCGACAATTGGGGCTTCATCCCGCTCACCGATTCCGAGATCGCCTATGGCGGCAAGAAGCTGAAGCCGATCGTCTACGAGGATTTGATCCGCATCGCCGAGGTCGACGGGCGGCCCGTCGCCTTCATGATGACGCTGCCCAACCTCAACGAGTTCATTACCGACCTCAACGGCAGCCTCTATCCCTTCGGCTGGGCGAAGCTGCTGTGGCGGCTGCGCAAGCCCAAGGTGCGGACCATGCGCGTGCCGCTGATGGGCGTGCTGCGCGAATTGCAGAACAGCCGCCTCGCCAGCCAACTCGCCTTTATGATGATCGAATATATCCGCCGCGATGCGGTCGCTGATTATGGCGCGACGCGCGGCGAGATCGGCTGGGTGCTCGAGGACAATGGCGGTATGCGCGCCATTGCCGAGACCATCGAGAGCCGGATCAACAAAATCTACCGGATCTACGAGAAGACGCTGTAG
- a CDS encoding sterol desaturase family protein produces MTFRELVIAYVQYPAIIAYTALALIALGLYAWQPAPLVPTLIAVGVSTFVYPLVWYVLHRWVLHSRWMFKVSPLAATWKRIHYDHHQDPNHLEVLFGALHTTLPTIAIATAPLGYAIGSYWGAGFGGACIAFATGLLTTCFYEFVHCIQHLAYKPKSKWIAEMKKRHMAHHFHDENGNYGITTFFWDKAFGTFYDRADRPEKSATVFNLGYTPEIAKRWPKVAELSGGVATGHPRQRDR; encoded by the coding sequence ATGACCTTCCGCGAGCTGGTGATCGCTTATGTGCAATATCCCGCGATCATCGCCTATACGGCGCTCGCACTGATCGCGCTCGGTCTTTACGCGTGGCAGCCGGCGCCGCTGGTGCCCACGCTCATCGCGGTCGGCGTCTCGACCTTCGTCTATCCGCTCGTCTGGTACGTCCTCCACCGCTGGGTTCTGCACAGCCGCTGGATGTTCAAGGTCTCGCCCCTGGCCGCGACCTGGAAGCGCATCCACTATGATCACCATCAGGATCCCAACCACCTGGAGGTTTTGTTTGGTGCGCTTCACACCACGCTGCCGACGATCGCCATCGCCACCGCGCCGCTGGGTTATGCGATCGGCAGTTATTGGGGTGCCGGCTTCGGCGGCGCCTGCATCGCCTTCGCGACGGGCCTGCTGACGACCTGCTTCTACGAGTTTGTCCACTGCATCCAGCATCTGGCCTACAAGCCCAAGAGCAAGTGGATCGCGGAAATGAAGAAGCGTCACATGGCGCATCATTTCCACGACGAGAACGGCAATTACGGGATCACCACCTTCTTCTGGGACAAGGCGTTCGGCACTTTCTACGACCGCGCCGATCGGCCCGAGAAGAGCGCGACGGTGTTCAATCTGGGCTACACGCCCGAGATCGCGAAGCGCTGGCCCAAGGTCGCCGAGCTTTCCGGCGGCGTTGCGACGGGCCATCCCCGCCAGCGGGATCGCTGA
- a CDS encoding lipopolysaccharide biosynthesis protein: MSEAAPAVSRGDMARGAGLAGLARLGAVIEALAQPLFTWLFGLATYGIYVVLWGAINFVSNIVDLSMTSAMQRLVPTAGGDRRAEGLVKGAMLIAMTPAILVALAVSLNAESVAALFSAAPVDRARLPHIVALFAWALPLWTFVEVATSAARARRAFGPEIRLRIFWEQIARILFALGFFLAGFTSEGLMLAHLCSLALTAGLSVPLLARYYDLGALLRAPVPFRDIRALVGTGLALMPADVSRRLLIDGPPVVLNLMLPGTRGATAAGLFEIARKLSTIPLVVRQAFQYVMAPLASAQAHVDRAEIAPLYRFASRVSTAMVVPLAGLLIFAGPDILSVYRPEAAAALPLLTILVAARAAEAIVGPATPIVEMTGHRALPLVNSLIGVGLGAALAALLVPAHGALGMAIAVAAATVTITYAATLELRFSDGLSPFDRKLLIGFSVAIAGVALMALAEQFTRGPARFVSVTLLWVMTSWVALRLGLTRTDREALGGIARRLRLLPS; the protein is encoded by the coding sequence GTGAGCGAAGCCGCGCCCGCGGTCAGCCGCGGCGACATGGCGCGCGGCGCGGGCCTCGCCGGCCTCGCGCGGCTGGGGGCGGTGATCGAGGCGCTGGCGCAGCCGCTTTTCACCTGGCTGTTCGGCCTTGCGACCTACGGCATCTATGTCGTGCTGTGGGGGGCGATCAATTTCGTCTCCAACATCGTCGATCTCTCGATGACCAGCGCAATGCAGCGGCTGGTGCCGACCGCCGGCGGGGACCGGCGCGCCGAGGGGCTGGTGAAGGGCGCGATGCTGATCGCGATGACGCCGGCGATCCTGGTGGCGCTCGCGGTCAGCCTCAACGCCGAGAGCGTCGCGGCGCTCTTCTCAGCAGCGCCGGTCGATCGGGCGCGCCTGCCCCATATCGTCGCGCTCTTTGCCTGGGCGCTGCCGCTCTGGACGTTCGTCGAAGTCGCGACCTCTGCGGCGCGCGCGCGGCGGGCGTTCGGTCCCGAGATACGGCTGCGTATCTTCTGGGAGCAGATCGCGCGCATCCTCTTCGCGCTCGGCTTCTTCCTTGCCGGTTTCACCAGCGAGGGGCTGATGCTGGCGCATCTCTGCTCGCTGGCGCTGACCGCCGGACTCTCCGTCCCCCTGCTCGCGCGCTACTACGACCTCGGCGCACTGCTTCGCGCACCCGTCCCCTTCCGCGACATCCGCGCGCTGGTCGGGACCGGCCTGGCGCTGATGCCCGCCGACGTATCGCGCCGGCTGCTGATCGACGGGCCGCCGGTGGTGCTCAACCTCATGCTGCCCGGCACGCGCGGCGCCACTGCCGCCGGCTTGTTCGAGATCGCCCGCAAGTTATCGACCATTCCGCTCGTCGTGCGGCAGGCGTTTCAATATGTGATGGCGCCACTCGCCTCGGCGCAGGCGCACGTCGACCGCGCCGAGATCGCGCCGCTCTACCGCTTCGCCAGCCGCGTCTCGACCGCGATGGTGGTGCCGCTCGCCGGGCTGCTCATTTTCGCCGGACCGGACATTTTATCGGTCTACCGGCCGGAAGCCGCGGCGGCGCTGCCTTTGCTCACCATCCTCGTCGCGGCGCGCGCGGCGGAAGCGATCGTCGGCCCCGCCACGCCAATCGTCGAGATGACCGGCCACCGCGCCCTCCCGTTGGTCAATAGCCTGATCGGTGTGGGCCTGGGCGCTGCGCTCGCCGCGCTGCTCGTCCCGGCGCATGGCGCGCTCGGCATGGCCATCGCGGTTGCGGCCGCGACGGTGACGATCACCTACGCCGCGACGCTGGAATTAAGGTTCAGCGACGGCCTGTCCCCGTTTGACCGAAAGCTGCTCATCGGTTTCTCGGTCGCGATCGCCGGGGTGGCGCTGATGGCGCTGGCCGAGCAATTTACGCGCGGCCCCGCCCGCTTCGTTTCGGTCACCCTTCTCTGGGTGATGACAAGCTGGGTCGCACTCCGCCTCGGCCTTACCCGCACCGACCGCGAGGCGCTGGGGGGGATCGCCCGGCGGCTGCGGCTGCTCCCTTCCTGA
- the lptG gene encoding LPS export ABC transporter permease LptG has protein sequence MINVQFFPSRQIALYMGKTFLLRTLAVLAALVLVLQTLDLLGESGKILAVPGNGDAQLWEYVSLRIPQLVARFLPFAVLLGTLITLVSMNQSSEIISMKAAGISAHQIIAPLVLASLVVAAFAFVFQERIVTRATARLNDWQAVDYGKVPAGSGTATNVWVREGDDLIYARSVEGQGNATRLTGVAIYVRSQGTLESIVTAASGRPDAGGWRLNDVETFNVERGQTMRAPTMQLGSQIEPERFTLAAVRGDEQDFVTLKRLIGELQAGGRNTTSLEAELWHKLSGPLSAILMPLLAAVAAFGLARSGQLFVRAVAGMALGFAYFVADNFALAMGNFGAYPPFLAAWAPFFLFLLIGETVLLRTEE, from the coding sequence ATGATCAACGTCCAATTCTTCCCGTCGCGCCAGATCGCGCTCTACATGGGCAAGACCTTCCTGCTGCGCACGCTTGCCGTGCTCGCCGCGCTGGTCCTCGTGCTCCAGACGCTCGATCTGCTCGGCGAATCCGGCAAGATCCTCGCCGTGCCGGGCAACGGCGACGCGCAGCTCTGGGAATATGTGTCGCTGCGCATCCCACAGCTCGTCGCCCGCTTCCTGCCTTTTGCCGTGCTGCTCGGCACGCTCATCACGCTCGTCTCGATGAACCAGTCGAGCGAGATCATCAGCATGAAGGCGGCAGGCATTTCCGCGCACCAGATCATCGCGCCGCTCGTCCTTGCTTCGCTGGTGGTCGCCGCTTTCGCCTTCGTGTTCCAGGAACGGATCGTCACCCGCGCCACAGCCCGGCTCAACGACTGGCAGGCGGTCGATTACGGCAAGGTGCCGGCGGGGTCCGGCACCGCGACCAACGTCTGGGTGCGCGAGGGCGACGACCTCATCTACGCGCGCAGCGTCGAGGGTCAGGGCAATGCCACACGCCTGACCGGCGTCGCGATCTACGTCCGCAGCCAGGGAACGCTCGAGAGCATCGTAACCGCGGCAAGCGGCCGTCCGGACGCAGGCGGCTGGCGGCTCAACGATGTCGAGACGTTCAACGTCGAGCGCGGCCAGACGATGCGCGCGCCGACTATGCAGCTCGGCAGCCAGATCGAGCCTGAGCGCTTCACCCTCGCCGCCGTTCGCGGCGACGAGCAGGATTTCGTGACGCTGAAACGGCTGATCGGGGAATTGCAGGCGGGCGGGCGGAACACGACCAGCCTCGAAGCGGAACTCTGGCACAAGCTGTCGGGGCCGCTCTCCGCGATCCTGATGCCGCTGCTTGCCGCGGTGGCCGCGTTCGGGCTGGCGCGTTCCGGCCAGCTTTTCGTTCGCGCCGTCGCCGGCATGGCGCTGGGCTTCGCTTATTTCGTCGCCGACAATTTCGCGCTCGCGATGGGCAATTTCGGCGCCTATCCCCCCTTCCTCGCCGCCTGGGCGCCGTTCTTCCTGTTCCTGCTGATCGGCGAGACCGTGCTGCTCAGGACCGAGGAGTGA
- the lptF gene encoding LPS export ABC transporter permease LptF has translation MKTANLTDRYLAKLIAVPLIGTLTLAAMLLLLEKMLRLFDFVVSEGGPVNVVWKMLINMVPEYMGLGIPIGLMLGILLAFRKLALSSELDALRAVGLSYGRLLRVPYYYAIGLAALNLAIVGFIQPYATYAYEGLRFELRSGALGASIKVGEFNKLGNRMTLRVEQSEDEGRTLRGVFVRAENSAGRVVAATAEFGTFLATDDPDTILLRLRRGRLVDNAPGYRVPRVLSFEQQDLPINLPAIESFRGRGNDNDELTIPELVRQGRTIEEGPQRDASRANFHFRIVEVAMMFLLPLLAVALAVPPKRSTSGLGIFISIVFVVTYHKVNQYAEQMGAQGRIDPLIALWVPFFIFGALIFWMYWTLAHKPGGQPIGALERVAAKAGTGIKKLLRVGRREARAVPAE, from the coding sequence GTGAAGACCGCAAACCTCACCGACCGCTATCTCGCCAAGTTGATCGCGGTGCCGCTGATCGGCACGCTGACGCTGGCGGCAATGCTATTGCTGCTCGAGAAGATGCTGCGGCTGTTCGATTTCGTGGTGAGCGAGGGCGGCCCGGTCAACGTCGTCTGGAAGATGCTGATCAACATGGTCCCGGAATATATGGGGCTGGGCATCCCGATCGGGCTGATGCTCGGCATCCTCCTCGCCTTCCGCAAGCTCGCGCTTTCGTCCGAACTCGATGCGCTGCGCGCGGTCGGCCTCAGCTACGGCCGGCTGCTGCGCGTACCTTATTATTATGCGATCGGCCTCGCCGCGCTGAACCTCGCCATCGTCGGCTTCATCCAGCCCTATGCCACCTATGCCTATGAGGGGCTACGCTTCGAACTGAGATCGGGCGCGCTCGGCGCGTCGATCAAGGTCGGCGAGTTCAACAAGCTTGGCAATCGCATGACGCTCCGGGTCGAGCAGAGCGAAGACGAGGGCCGCACCCTGCGCGGCGTCTTCGTGCGCGCCGAGAACAGCGCGGGCCGCGTCGTCGCTGCGACCGCCGAATTCGGCACTTTCCTCGCCACCGATGATCCCGACACGATCCTGCTGCGCCTGCGCCGCGGTCGGTTGGTCGACAATGCGCCCGGCTACCGCGTCCCGCGCGTACTGAGCTTCGAACAGCAGGATCTGCCGATCAACCTGCCCGCGATCGAGAGCTTCCGCGGCCGCGGGAACGATAATGACGAGCTGACCATCCCCGAGCTGGTGCGTCAGGGCCGGACGATCGAGGAAGGCCCGCAGCGCGACGCGAGCCGCGCCAACTTCCACTTCCGCATCGTCGAGGTGGCGATGATGTTTCTGCTGCCGCTGCTCGCGGTGGCGCTGGCGGTGCCGCCCAAGCGCAGCACGTCTGGCCTCGGCATCTTCATCTCGATCGTGTTCGTGGTGACCTATCACAAGGTCAATCAATATGCCGAGCAGATGGGGGCGCAGGGGCGGATCGACCCGCTGATCGCGCTGTGGGTGCCCTTCTTCATCTTCGGCGCGCTGATTTTCTGGATGTACTGGACGCTGGCGCACAAGCCCGGCGGCCAGCCGATCGGCGCGCTGGAGCGGGTGGCGGCGAAGGCCGGCACCGGGATCAAGAAATTGCTGCGCGTCGGGCGGCGCGAAGCGAGGGCGGTGCCGGCCGAATGA
- a CDS encoding DUF885 domain-containing protein gives MDRRTFAKSAAAIAGLSLTRPALAAVAESNADEALQALLSRQFDEYLALSPEAASANASTRHPSARRQLDDRSSGAKQRDAAAARRWKSELSRIDRDALSPALRRDYDIAAFTYDRYADLLGRYGFVDTNLRPNPYVVNQMAGSYYWLPERFARARMGSQADADAYLARLAAFGTAVDQETERLRADAAIGVIPPDFILARTIAQLRDLRAAQPEQSSMQREPLAAAQRNGLQLDAAAAARIVAQSLNPALDRQIAALTTLQSRAKHDAGVWAQPDGEAWYRSALHANATIAMPPDEMHELGLEQVRAIGAEIDRMLRAQGMTKGSLRERLNALDIDPRFAQPNDDAGRERVLAYARDHLAKIRPLLPKAFRTLPATEIEVRRVPEAIEAGAPGAYYNPPPADGSRPGTISINLKNTGEWPLWRLTTLVHHEGVPGHHLQGSIFRAVAKDQPDYRNFARFSAYSEGWALYGERVADEIGVYEGDPFGRVGYLQSALWRACRIVVDTGLHAKRWGREQAIAWMVENAGEQVESTTREIDRYCVLPGQACAFKLGEARIHAARERARQRLGPAFDIGAFHDLILLAGAMPMPVLEELVDGWKGGSSAA, from the coding sequence ATGGATAGACGAACTTTTGCCAAGAGCGCGGCGGCGATCGCGGGTCTATCACTCACGCGCCCGGCGCTTGCAGCGGTGGCGGAATCAAACGCCGATGAAGCGCTGCAGGCGTTGTTGAGCCGGCAATTCGACGAGTATCTCGCGTTATCGCCCGAGGCGGCCTCTGCGAATGCCAGCACCCGGCATCCGTCTGCGCGCCGCCAACTCGACGATCGTTCGTCCGGCGCAAAGCAGCGCGACGCGGCGGCAGCGCGGCGCTGGAAGAGCGAGTTGTCCCGCATCGACAGGGACGCGCTCTCCCCTGCCCTGCGCCGCGACTATGACATCGCTGCCTTCACCTATGATCGCTATGCCGATCTGCTCGGCCGATACGGTTTCGTCGATACCAACCTGCGTCCGAACCCCTATGTCGTAAACCAGATGGCGGGCAGTTATTATTGGCTGCCCGAGCGCTTCGCCCGTGCGCGCATGGGCAGCCAAGCCGACGCCGACGCCTATCTCGCGCGCCTCGCCGCATTCGGAACCGCCGTCGATCAGGAAACCGAACGCCTGCGCGCGGATGCCGCAATCGGCGTGATTCCTCCCGATTTCATCCTCGCACGGACGATCGCCCAGCTTCGCGACCTCCGCGCCGCGCAGCCTGAGCAGTCTTCGATGCAGCGCGAACCGCTCGCCGCGGCCCAGCGCAACGGTTTGCAGCTGGACGCCGCGGCGGCGGCCCGCATCGTGGCCCAATCGCTGAATCCGGCGCTCGATCGGCAGATCGCCGCGCTGACCACGCTTCAGTCACGAGCGAAGCATGATGCGGGCGTGTGGGCGCAGCCCGACGGCGAGGCCTGGTACCGCTCGGCGCTGCACGCCAACGCGACGATTGCGATGCCGCCAGACGAGATGCACGAGCTCGGGCTGGAACAGGTCCGTGCGATCGGCGCGGAGATCGACCGCATGCTGCGCGCCCAAGGCATGACGAAAGGCAGTCTTCGCGAGCGCCTGAATGCCCTCGATATCGACCCGCGCTTCGCCCAGCCCAACGATGACGCGGGACGGGAGCGCGTCCTTGCCTACGCCCGCGACCACCTTGCCAAGATCCGACCGCTTCTGCCCAAAGCATTCCGCACCTTGCCCGCGACCGAAATCGAAGTGCGGCGGGTACCGGAAGCCATCGAGGCCGGCGCGCCGGGGGCTTATTACAATCCGCCGCCCGCGGACGGTTCGCGCCCGGGGACGATATCGATCAATCTCAAGAACACCGGCGAGTGGCCGCTGTGGCGGCTGACGACGCTCGTCCACCACGAGGGCGTGCCGGGGCATCATTTGCAGGGATCCATCTTCCGCGCCGTTGCGAAGGATCAGCCGGATTACCGCAATTTCGCGCGCTTCTCCGCTTATTCCGAGGGCTGGGCGCTCTACGGCGAGCGCGTCGCCGACGAAATTGGCGTTTACGAAGGCGATCCCTTCGGCCGCGTCGGCTACCTCCAATCGGCGCTGTGGCGCGCGTGCCGTATCGTTGTCGACACGGGCTTGCACGCCAAGCGATGGGGCCGCGAACAGGCCATCGCCTGGATGGTCGAGAATGCCGGCGAGCAGGTCGAGTCCACCACCCGCGAGATCGACCGTTATTGTGTCCTCCCCGGCCAGGCCTGCGCGTTTAAGCTCGGCGAGGCGCGGATTCACGCGGCGCGCGAACGTGCACGCCAACGACTCGGCCCTGCCTTCGACATCGGCGCCTTCCACGATCTCATCCTGCTGGCGGGCGCGATGCCGATGCCAGTGCTCGAGGAACTGGTCGATGGCTGGAAGGGCGGGTCGTCGGCAGCATAG
- a CDS encoding DUF2141 domain-containing protein yields the protein MLKWVPVITAVTLSITAPAAAQAALGPDAASCRQGAGDPAVLVNVSGFKNRDGNLRVQLYGGNPEDFLAKGKRLRRIDLPVTPAGAMKVCVAVPKSGNYAIAVRHDADGNGKSGWNDGGGFSRNPNISLMSLKPKYHDVVIPVANGVKPIDVVLNYRRGLKIGPVGGN from the coding sequence ATGTTGAAGTGGGTGCCCGTCATCACTGCCGTAACGCTCAGCATCACGGCTCCGGCCGCGGCGCAGGCCGCGCTCGGGCCGGACGCGGCTTCCTGCCGGCAAGGCGCCGGTGATCCGGCGGTGCTGGTCAACGTCAGCGGTTTCAAGAATCGCGACGGCAATCTTCGCGTTCAGCTCTACGGTGGAAATCCGGAGGATTTTCTCGCCAAGGGCAAGCGGCTGCGCCGCATCGACCTGCCGGTCACCCCGGCCGGGGCGATGAAGGTTTGTGTCGCGGTGCCGAAGAGCGGCAACTATGCGATCGCGGTCCGCCATGATGCCGACGGCAACGGCAAGTCGGGATGGAATGATGGCGGCGGTTTCTCGCGCAATCCCAACATCTCTTTGATGTCGCTAAAGCCCAAATATCACGATGTGGTCATCCCGGTGGCCAACGGCGTCAAACCGATCGACGTCGTTCTCAACTATCGCCGGGGGCTGAAGATCGGCCCGGTCGGAGGCAACTGA